From the Paenibacillus sp. R14(2021) genome, the window ATAGAAGGTTTGTTCATACCTGATCCTCTTTTCACTAACCAACGTCTCTCGTTACCTCCAATCATTTTCCCAAAATTCAAGCAGGAAAACAAGGGTGGAACACTTTTTGCCAAATGGGCGGCCCGCCGACGATAACGCCTCGTTTTTCCTATTAACGCCCATCCGCCTTCCGCAGCCCCGTCCTCCCACGGCAGAAAACCCTTGAACCGGCGGCAGTGCCGGCCCAAGGGCTTCCTTTCATCCTATGGCGGATGCGCCGGAATAATACGGGTAATGCATCTGCTCCTGCACCCGGCGGGTGAAATCTCTGTCCGTCAGCGACTCGACGACATACAGACCGAGGTCGATCGATGCCGAGACACCGCCGCCCGTAAATACGTCGCCGTCCCGCACGAAGCGTTCCTTGACGACCTCGGCGCAGTAAGGCTGAAGCAGCTCATAGGCAGAAGCGTTCGTCGTGGCCCGCTTCCCCTGCAGTAATCCCGCTGCCCCCAGCAGCAGAGCCCCTGTGCAGACAGACACCTTCATCTCCGCTTCCCGGGCCGTTCGAAGCCAGGACAGGAAGCCTTCGTCGTACTGCAATCTGCGCGTCGGCATGCCGCCGGGCACAAAGACCAAATCATAACCCGACAGATCCGGCTTTACATGCGAAATGCTGATCGACATGCCGCGGTCATCCGTTATTCGGGACTGATCCGCGCAATAATGCCAGATCATGTCCGCATCGGCGCCCAGGACCCTCATCCATGTTATCGCTTCCTGGAAACCTGAAAAATCCAGCAGCGTGAACCCGTCAAACAACACATAAGCCAGCTTCATCCTCGACACCTGCCCTCTCCATGCATCATATAGAGAAATCAAAAAAGCATCCGATTCATGAGAATCGCATACTTTTGCCCAGGCGTACGGCCGTTTGCTGCGTGCTCCCTCATGGTTATCCATGTTTACGCCAGTCACACGCAGGTTGAATTTTCTATTATTTTACATCCATTCCACTGGATATACAAGAGCTGCTATACGCAGTCTGCATAAAACCAGCAATCGTTCTTGCCCCTTGTCTTCGCCTCGTACATGGCCTGATCCGCACGCTGTAGAATAGCTGCTGCATCCCCGCCGTCCTGCGGGAAGACCGCAATGCCGATGCTCGCCGACACGTTGATTCGCTGTCCGTTTATCCGATCGAGCTGGCCCATTGCCGCAATAATAGCGCGTGCCATGCTATCTAGAAGCTGAGTATCCGCAGCCTCTTCGATCAGCACGACAAACTCGTCGCCCGCCCATCGCGCGCTTATGCCGTACGTACCGACGCAGTCCCGAAGAATAACGGCGGTCTCCTGCAGCAGGCGGTCGCCCATCTCGTGCCCCAGCGTATCGTTCACGCGCTTGAAGCCATCCAGATCCATGAAGAACACCGCGAACGGGACGTTCTCTTCCCTCCCGCGATTTACAGCCTCTTGTATGCGCTGGGAGATATATCGCCGGTTCGGCAGCCCCGTCAAATCGTCGTAATGCGCCTTGCGCTCCTCATCCGTTCGGTCGCTGAACATGAACAAATGCCCGTGGAGGAGCTGTCCGTCCTCGCTCGCGATCGGACTGACGTAGCATTCATAATAACGCGCCGCACCGCCCTCCAGCTGAAACGCGGCACGCTCCCGAAACGGTGGCAGCCGCTGCTCGAAATACGCTTCTATTCGCCTGTCCAACGTACCGTAAGAAACCCGCAGGTCCCGGCAGTAATCCGCCAGTTGCTGCCCCGCTGCAAGCGTGCGGCCGAACATGTCCGCGAACCGTTGGTTCGCGAACAGCACCCTGCCCTCTTCATCGCACATTGCAATCGCTTCGTGTCCGGACTCCAGCATCCGCTCGATGATTTTATTCTGCTCGGCAATCTTCTGCTCGGCGATCCGGCTCTGGACGAAGAGTTTCTTGAACCGGCTTTCGCTGTCGGTAACCTGATTGTAAAGCTCCGTCATTCGGTAATACATTTTGGTAAATTCATATATCATGCCCGCGAGCACGATGTTGGCGCATACGAACGTATCCATCTTAGAAATGTACCACCCCAGGCTGAACCGCTCGCCGCCGCACAGGACAATGCCGACATCCAGCAACGTTGCAAGCAGCGCCACGCATAGCCATGACGCCGTTACCGTGCTGCCTCTCGTCGACCGGAAGTAGGCGATGAGTGCCGCCAAGCTGATCAGCAGCACCGGCAGGCAGATCGCGAACAGGAAGAACGGCGTTATTCTGCCGTGGTCCATCACCACGGGCAAGCTGCGCTGAGCACGAATGACCCCCGTCGTAATAAGCGCGACAAGCAGCAAGGTGCCGCCGAACACCAGCGCCGTCCAGTTTCGCCCTTGACGCGGGCTGAAGGCCATTCCGCCGTATTTCTTCTCGATGAATACGTGCAGCAGAATGGCGATCGGGAATCCCGCATGCCAGAAGGCATAGAGATATTCCGGTACCTGCTGCTCCGCATGCCACAAGGGCGGCCGGTGCTCCAGTGTGCCCGGAAATGTGAGCAAATACGCGGTGGCCATGCCGGCCGAGTACAGGTAGCCGGCAGCGAGCACCAGAATGGACGGCGCACGGCATACCCGGAACTGGCTGTACAGCACGAATACGGTGATCAGCTCGAAGCAGATCACCGCGGCGAACAGCGCAGGCTGAAGCGTCCCGGTACGCGGGAAGCGCAAATGCGCGTACGGCGCGCCGGCCAACGTAATCGCAGCCACGATTGCGCCGATGATGAAGGCGAATCGGCGCTGAGAAGGGCTTGCTTGCAAGGTGAATAACGTATACGCCGGGGTTGCGGCGGCTTGCTGGTTGTTCATGTAAACCTCCCTGACCTTGTTCCAATACTGACATCATTCGACATAAGCATAATAAAACCTTTTCCGTAGTGATTAGAAGGAAAACGGGGAGCATCCGATCATCGCACAGCTGGCCGCGACCGGTCGTGTACGCATTTCGTTCATCCTGCCTTAACCTAATAGAAAGTGCCCGCCCCGCAAGGGCAGGCACTTTCTATTTCGTCACACTATACTTTGAAGCGCGTTACCGCCTGCTGCAGCTCGCTCGACATCAAGCTCAGCTCGTCCGCCGTATGCGATACTTTGGACATGGCATCCTGCTGGCCTTCGGCGGCGGTGGAAATTTCCCCGGCCAGCTCCGACGTTTGCCTGGACAGCTCGGCGAGCTCCGCAATGGAAGCCGAAACTTCCTCGGAGCTCGCCGACATCTGCTCGGAGACGGAATAGACATCCATCATCTGATCCGCGACCTTTTGCACCGTCTGTGACAGATGCTGGAACGTGTCGTCGGTCTGCTCGGCCACCTGCTTCATGGCGAAGACCTCGCCTAAGCCTTGGTCAATGGCGACGACGGCCGCCTGCGTCTCGTGCTGCACGCGCTCGATGAGCTCGGCAATACGCTCGGCCGACAGCTTCGACTGCTCAGCCAAATTACGAATCTCGCCCGATACGACGGCGAAGCCCCTGCCGTGCTCGCCTGCTCTTACCGCCTCGATAGAAGCGTTCAACGCAAGAAGATTCGTCTGCTTCGTTACGTTCGCGATCAAATTCGTCACTTCGCCGATTTCCACGGACATGGCGCGCAGCCGTTCGATGGCTTCGACCGTCTGCTTCACCGTGCTCATAACGCCCGTGATTTGGTTCATATTGACCTGCATCTGATCGTTGCCTTCACCAGCTCGCTGCCTGGCATCGCTCGAAGCATCCGAGGCATACCCGGCCGATTCCGCAACGCGTCCGATACCGATTGCCATTTCCTCCATGGCGCGGCTGCTTTCCTGCGTCCCCTGGTACTGCTTCGCCGAACGGTCGGACAGCTGCTCCATGGCACCGGTAATGGATGCCAGCGCATGCACGGAGTTTTGCGCGCCGGCTTGCAGCGTCTCGGAGGCTGCCGAAACTTGGCGGGATGTAGCCGCGATATGTTCAATGAGCGTGCGCAAATTACCGGTCATATGGTTGAAGTACTGGCCCAGCAGGCCGATCTCATCTCGCGAGCGGATGTTAACCTTGCCGGAGAGATCTCCGTCCGCTGCCGCTTCTGCCAGCGCGTTGATCCGTCTTAGCGGACGAAGGAAGAACCGCGTCGACCAGAAAATAATCGTAATGCCGGCAAGCGCCGCGGCAAAACCAATAATGATACTGCGGTTTAATGCTTTAGTTAACGTTTTGGTAATGGTCTCGTAGCTGAAATCCAAGCCAGCGAACGCAATCAATTCGCCTTTACGATCCTTGATCGCGCTGACAACGCTGATCCATTTGCCGAAATCGTCCTTGTAGGCCACCGTACGTCCGACGCCTTCCTTCTCCGCCTGCTCCAGCGCGGCCAGCAGCTCCGGCTGGGGCACATAAGGCTCCGCAGGCTTCTCATCCGCGTAGAGCTCGGAATTCGACAATAAATTAAGCAGCGCCGGCTCTCCCTTATCCTTGATCCACTCGGGATAGAACAGATACGCGTTCTCGATCAGGTCGGAAGCCGATGCGCGGTCCATCTCTTCTTGAACATGGATGACCTCCGGGACGGAGGTATATGCCGTGGGGTTCTTCTTAAGCTCCGTCTTCGACTTGTCGATCTCGTCCAGCTCCAGCATCAGAGGCGAATGGAACATGCTCTCCAGACCCATCAGCTCTTCCAAGACTTGTTTCTTCTGCTCCTGATAGGAGATCGTTGTAAGCAACACGCATAGAACCAAGTAACAGGTCCCTGCAATGAGTGAAATTCGGAAGGCTAAGGAGCGAAAATAGCCTACTGATGATTTGGATTTCTTGACCCGCTGAACGACTGACATGATAGCTTGAAGCACCTCCGATAATAGTTCGATCTTACTAGAAACATACCCCAATTTGGTTTTATGGTCAATTATGTAAGCGGATTTTGTCGAATAAAGCCGTATCGTGACGGATTTCGACTGATGGCGTTCATGACCGCATGACTAAACCAAAAAACCCCCGCGCCGCTTCGAACGAGCGGGTTGGAGGTTGACACGGGCAATTTGGTATACTGGATCCAGCCATGTTTCATCTGCGAAGGAGTATCTGTCATGCTGTTAAATAAAGGTGAAATTTTATTTCGTCAAGGAGAATCCGGACCGCTCTTTCATCTGCGCAGCGGCCTGCTCAAGATCGTTCGCATTCACGCGGACGGCACGCCGTTCCTCGTCAATATTATTACGCCGGACGAGATGATTCCCCATCATTCCTTGATCAGCCCTAATGCTTATTTCGGAACGGCCGTCGCGCTGGTATCTTCGGAGGTCGACGTCATTTCCTCGCCGGAATGGTATCGGCAGCTCGAGGAGGACCCCGTGCGCTGCCGGGACATTGCCCTGCTGCTGCAGGATAAGCTGCGCATGATGCAGCAGCGCATCGACCAGCTCACCCAAGTGACGCCGGCCGAGAAGCTGCTGAAGCTGCAGGCCTGGTTTCGCCATTATATCGAGCCCGCTGCATTGACCGATGTGCTGACGCAGGACGAGATCGGCCAGCTGATCGGCCTTCGCCGCGAGACGGTTAACCGGCTGCTCCGCGCGAAGCGCTCAGATGAATGACGCCCGCGCGGAGAGAGGCTGTAGCCGCCAGCCGTTTATTTTAACTTCCTGTTAATCCAATGCGCCGGCCGGTCCGAAGAACTCGAAGTGAATATCTTCGGCAGCTACGCCCCATTCCTTCAGCGCACGATTCACTGCGCGCATGAATGGCAGCGGTCCGCAGAAGTAAAATTTCGCATCCTTCGACGGCAAAATTTCCTGCAGCCACGGAAGGTCGATATAGCCCTCTTTATGGAAGGCTTCCGCCTCGCGATCCTCATCTGTCGGATTATTATAAATCCAGTAAGCCGCGTAGTTCGGGTGCTGTTCCACGATTTCCTCTACTTCTTCCTTCAGCGCATGCATGCGGCCATGCTGGGCTGCGTGGATGAACGATACTTGGCGGTCCTGTTTCGAATCCGCAAGCGTACGAAGCATGCTAACCATCGGCGTAAGACCTACGCCGCCGCTTAGGAGCACGACCGGACGCGTATCATCCTGATCGAGCGTGAAATCACCGGCAGGCGAAGAAATGTACAGCACGTCTCCTGCATGAACCGTCTCGTGCAGGTAAACCGATACACGGCCGTCCGGACGATCTTCCAAGCCGGCTTCCCGCTTGATGGACACGCGGTAGAACGGCTGGCCTGGCGTGCCGGACAAGCTGTACTGACGGATATGCGTATAATCTTCGCCCGGAATTTGAAGCTTCACGCTCAAATATTGGCCCGGTTTGAATGTCGCGATCGACCCGCCGTCCGCCGGCACGAGATAGAATGACGTTATGACTTCGCTTTCCTGAACCTTGCGCTCGACTTTGAACGCTCGGAAGCCCTCCCAGCCGCCCTCTTGTGTTTTCGCTTCTTCGTACATGTCCTTCTCGATGCCGATAAAGACATCCGAGATTACGCCGTAAGCATCTGCCCATGCGCTGATGATTTCATCGGTCGCCGCATCGCCAAGCACTTCCTTAATCGCCGCCAGCAGATTTTGGCCGACAATCGGATAATGCTCCGGCTTAACGCCGAGACTGCGATGCTTATTCGCAATCCCTTTTACGACAGGAATGATGGTTTCCAGCTTGTCAATATTGGCAGCAGCCGCGTAGACCGCATTCGCAAGCGCTGTTTGCTGTTTGCCTTGCTTTTGATTGGCATGATTGAATATATTGAGCAGTTCCGGATGGTTCTCGAACAGCATTTCGTAGAAACGCTTCGTAATGGCAACGCCGTGAACTTCCATAACAGGAACGGTGGATTTAATAATAGCGATGGTTTCTTGGCTTAACATTCTGAATTCCCCGCTTTCTTCGTGCTTGGATTTGACTACAGTATACGAGTCGAGAAGGGGGTCCGGTTGTGATTGCAATCACATCAATTAGGGAGAAACTGTGACGGGCCGCAGCTCCTTCGAGTACTTCGACAGTCCTATTAATATTTCGCCGGTTATAGAGGAAATTGGCAACTTTTGTCGAATTTAATTCCTTAAATAATTGTTATCTCACACAACAAGGGAGATTCTCAGCGATGATTCAAGTAAACGAGAAGCGCATGAAGCAGCTCAGCTACACCGGTATTACGGAACAAGAGCTGGCTTTGCTGCACAGCAAGAAGGACCTGTTCGCACAGATCACAAGCGAGGTCGTAGACCGTCTATATGATCAGGTCTGGACCATTCCCGAGCTTAGGGCCATCATAGAAGCGCACAGCACGCTCGACCGTCTCAAAGAAACACAGCGCTGGTATTTCATGTCCTTGACCTCCGGCATCATCGACGAACCGTTCATCGAACGGCGCATCATGATCGGCCACATCCATTCGCGGATCGGTCTAACAACCGACTGGTATCTCGGCACCTATATGATTTATTTGAATACGACCATCGAGATTCTGAAGCGCACCGTGCCGGACTCATGGATGAATATCGTCTTAGCGATGTCCAAATTGTTCAACTTTGATTCCCAGCTGGTGCTTGAAGCCTACGAGAAGGATGAGAAGGAGAAGGTCGAGGAGCTCGCAAACGCGCGCCAGGACACGCTCACGACGATCAGCAAGATCGTTCAAGACCTCTCCTCCATGATCGTGGAGCTCGGCAGCAGCAGCCAATCCGTCGCCGATTCGGCAAGCCATACGGCGGATATTCAGGATCAAGCCAATGTCAAAGTACGCGAGCTGCAGTCGAGAATCGGCGAAATCGACAGCATCGGATCGCTTCTTCAAGAAATCTCCGATCAGAGCCAGCTGCTCGGCATTAACGCGGCCATCGAAGCCGCTCATGCAGCAGACCATGGACGGGGCTTCGGCGTCGTTGCAAGTGAAATCCGCAAGCTGGCCTCCCACTCCAAGGAATCGCTCGTGACCGTGCGAACGAAGCTGCAGGAAATTACGAGCGTCATCGGCGAAGTCATGCAGGATGCCGAGCGGACTTCCATGCTGGCGCGCGATCAGGCCGCAAGCTCGCAAGAGCTGACCTCCTTCGTCCATATGATCGAAACCATTACGCTGGAGCTCGAAAGCATTCAATAATCGAATTCGAAGCGCATGACGGGAAACCCGCCGAGGCGCCGATCTGATTCCCGGCGCCTCGGCTGCGTCTTTAACTCCCGCCGTCTCTGTGCTATAGTAGAAAGAAATCCAATAATGTTTGATTCACTAGGGGAGTCTAATGACTGAGACGCGGCGCTGAACCGCGGACCCTTGGAACCTGATCTGGGTGATGCCAGCGTAGGGAAGTGGAGTGAAGCCCGATCTCATGTACGTCATGCGCATACACGCTGGGACCCGCCCATTTCCTTTCCGGATTTGGGGCGGGTTTTTTTGATTGGATTTTATGCGGGCTCAAGGAGATGATTGCATAACTGCCATACTGTCACTACAACATATTTCATTCGCGTTCGAGCACAGCCGTGCGGACAGCTCCCGCGTGATCTCCGAGCTGTCGATGGAGGTACGCGAAGGCGAGTTCGTCTCCGTAATCGGCGCGAGCGGCTCGGGCAAAAGCACGCTCTTCAAGCTGATCGCCGGTCTGCTTGCCCCCGTAAGCGGAGAGATCCTTCTCTACGGGCAGCAAGCGGAGCAGCGGCTCGGGCAGGTCGCATACATGCCGCAGCAGGATCTGCTGCTGCCGTGGCGAACGGTGCTGGGCAACTGCTTGCTGCCGCTGGAGCTGGCTGCCTCGAAGCATGCGGGCGGCGGGACTAAGCGCTCCCGCGCGGACGGAGCCGCCGAGGTGCGGCAGCTGCTGACGCGGCTCGGCCTGGACGGCTGCGAGAACGCCTATCCGGGCGAGCTGTCGGGCGGCATGAAGCAGCGGGTCGCCTTCCTGCGCACGCTCATGACGGGACAGCCGCTCATGCTGCTCGATGAGCCCTTCGGGGCGCTCGATGCCATGACCAAACGGGAGATGCACCGCTGGCTGCTTGACTTGTGGGGCGGGCTCAACAAGACGGTGCTGTTTATTACGCATGATCTGGAAGAGGCTCTCCTGCTGAGCGATCGGATTTACTTGATGCCCGGCGCCGGCAGCGGAGCGAAGGTGCAGGAGCTGTCTGTTGACTTGCCGCGGCCGAGGGAGTACCGCATGAATTACGAGCCTGCCTTCATTCGAATGAGGCAAGAGCTGGAGCAGCGTTTATATGCACAAACGACCGATTAGCAAGCTCACCGAGCAATACGGCCTGTTCCTGCTGCTGCTGCTCGTCCTGCTCGGCGCCTGGGAATGCTGCGTTCGGCTCGGACTCGTGCCGTTCTTCATCCTGCCCGCGCCGACCTCCATCGCACGGGCGCTCGGCGAGCATGCAGGCCTGCTGTTCGGGCAGCATCTATTCGCTACGCTCTCGGAAGTCGCCCTCGGCTTCCTGCTCTCGGTCGCCGTCGGCACGCTGCTTGCGGTCGGCATGCATATGTACCGCACACTGAACAAGGCGCTGTACCCGTTCATCGTCATCAGCCAGACGATCCCGCTTATCGCGCTCTCGCCGATCTTCATTATGTGGTTCGGCTACACGATTTGGAGCAAAATCGCCGTCGTGTTCCTAACCGCGTTCTTCCCGATCGTCGTCAGCACGTACGACGGTCTCGGCAAGGGCGATGCCGGTTACAGGGACCTGCTGCTCACCATGGGCGCAAGCCGCTGGGCGATCTTCCGCAAGGTGCATGTGCCGCTCGCGCTGCCTGCTTTCTTCTCCGGGCTCAAGCTGTCCATCGTCTACTGCGTCGTCGGCGCGACGATCGGAGAATGGCTCGGCGGCAGCAAGGGGCTTGGTTATTTCAGCCGCCGCATGTCCAGCAGCCTCCACACAGACGCGATGTTTGCTTCGGTGTTCCTGCTGTCCGCGCTCGGCATGGTTTTGTTTCTGCTTATCGTACTGCTAGAGAAAAAGATGCTTCCCAAACAAAGGAGACTCCGATGAAATCACTACCTTTATTGATACGTAAAAAATCCGCCATTCTCGTACTTCTCTCGGCAGCACTGCTCTTACTTGCCGGCTGCGGGTCATCATCCAGCGGCAATGCGCCGTCGGATACGACCAACACGCCGAACGCGGGCAATGCCGCAGACCAGCCGCTTCAGAAAGTATCGCTTATGCTCGATTGGTACCCGAACGCCGTGCACAGCTTCCTGTATGCCGCGCAGGCTAACGGCTACTTCAAGAAACAAGGGCTCGACGTCGAGATTCAAATGCCGGCCGACACCAATGATGCCTTGAAGCTTGTCGCCGCAGGCAAAATCGACCTCGCGCTCAGCTACCAGCCGCAGGTGCTTATGGCGCGCGGCGAGAACATTCCCGTGAAATCGGTCGGTGCGATCGTTCGTCATCCGCTCAACCATCTGATGGTTCCGGCGGACAGCGGCGTCCATTCGCCGAAGGATCTGTCCGGCAAGACCGTCGGCTTCTCGTCCATTCCGCTCTATGAGGCAATGGCGCGCACGATGATCAAGCAGGACGGCGGCGACCCAGACAGCGTGAAAATGGTTGACGTCGGCTATGACCTCATTCCGGCGATTTCGACCGGCAAGACGGATGCCATAATCGGCGGCTTCATTAATCACGAGCAGCTGATCCTTGACAAGGAAGGCCATGCCGTTCAATCGCTCGACCCTGCCAAATACGGCGTGCCGGATTATTACGAGCTTGTACTTGTCGCAAGCGACGACGGCCTGAAAGCGAAGAAGGACGTGTTCGCCAAGTTCATGGCGGCCGCAGCCGAAGGGCAGCAGTACGTAGAGCAGCACGGCAAAGAAGCGCTGGATGCGCTGATGGCGCATGAAGATCAGAACTCGCCGCTCGATGCCGACATTGAGACGAAGAGCCTCGCTATTCTGCTGCCGCTTATGACCGACAAGGATCAGCCTTTCGGCAGCCAGGATCCCGCATCATGGACGCGCGTGCGAACATGGCTGATCGACAACAAGCTGCTGCCGGAGACCGTGAAGGCCGAAGACGCTTATATAAATCTTTAATTCCTAAGGAGGACGAATCATGTCGTATTTAGAAAAAGTCAGAACGCAAAACCCGCTCGTGCACAATATCACCAACTGGGTGGTCACCAACTTTACCGCGAACGGCCTGCTCGCGCTTGGCGCTTCGCCGATCATGGCGTATGCGCATGAGGAAGTCGCGGACGTCGCCCGCATCTCCGGCGCCGTATCGCTGAACATGGGCACGCTTGACGAGAGCGTCGTCCAATCCATCATTCTCGCCGGCAAGTCCGCCAACGCGAGCGGCGTACCCGTTGTCTTCGACCCCGTAGGCTCGGGCGCCACGCCTTACCGGAGCGCCTCCGCGCAGCGGATTCTGCAGGAGGTGAAACTGACCGTCCTGCGGGGCAATGTCGCGGAAGTCGCCGATGTCGCCGGCGAGCGCTGGTCCATTAAGGGCGTGGACGCCGGCGAAGGCGAAGGCGACGTGACGTCCCTTGCCGTACGCGCAGCGAAGAAGCTGGGCTGCATCGTCGTCATCACCGGGAAGGATGATATCATTACCGACGGCGAGACGACGAACGTCGTGAGCAACGGGCATCCGATTCTGACCAAGGTGACGGGCACGGGCTGTCTGCTCAGCTCCGTCATCGCCGCATTCCTGGCCGTGGCCGGCAGCGCGCAGCTTGAGGCGATAACGGAAGCACTCGCGTTCTACGGCGTTGCGGCAGAGCTTGCCTATGCGACGACGGAAGGCCGGGGACCAGGCAGCTTCCAAGTGGAGCTCTTGAACCAACTGGCACTGCTCACGCCTGACCTGCTCGCGCAAAAGGCGGTCACCCGGCAGCTCGCGTAACCGCTGCCCTTCAGGAGGAATGATTACAATGAACGTATACAAAGCATTAACGATCGCAGGCTCGGACAGCGGCGGCGGCGCGGGTATTCAAGCGGACCTGAAGACCTTCCAGGAGCTTGGCGTCTACGGTATGTCCGCCCTGACTGCGGTTACCGCGCAGAATACGCTTGGCGTCCATGGCGTCTATCCCATGGAGCCAGCCGCCGTCGCGGCGCAGCTGGACGCCATCGGCACGGACTTGACGCCGGATGCGGTTAAGACCGGCATGCTGTTCAGCGCCGACATCATCCGCACCGTTGCAGACAAAGTGAAGCAATACGGCTGGCGCAACCTCGTCATCGATCCCGTCATGGTCGCTAAGGGCGGCTCATCGCTGCTGCTTCGGGAAGCCGTGGACTCGCTCTTGTCGCATCTGCTCCCGCTTGCTCTCATTACGACGCCTAATATTCCCGAAGCGGAAATCATGACCGGCATGACGATCACCAGCATGACAGACCGCGAGGAAGCAGCGCGGAAGCTTGTCAGCATGGGCACGCGTTATGCCGTCATTAAAGGCGGACACGGCGCGGCGCATGAGCCGATGGTCGATCTGCTCTATGACGGCGAACGCTTCAGCTACATGGAGAGCAAGCGCATCGAAACCCGGCATACGCACGGAACGGGCTGCACCTATTCCGCGGCGCTCACCGCCTCGCTTGCAAGCGGGCAGCCGGCCCTGGAAGCGATGCAGACCGCCAAGAGCTTCATTCAAGCGGCGATCGAGGACGGGATCGGCATCGGTGCCGGCCACGGACCCACGAACCATTTTGCTTATCAGCGCAGAAAGCGGGGGGAGCCGGTTGCTCCGTAAGCCAATTGAAGACATCCGCAGGGCGATGCAGGTGTACTTGATCATGGGCAGCGTCAATTGCGCGGGGAAGGATCCCGCAGCGCTGCTTCGCGATGCCATCGAGGGCGGGGTTACCTGCTTCCAATTCCGCGAGAAAGGGGCCGGCGCCTTGACCGGCGGCGCCAAGCTTGCGCTGGCCAAGACGCTTCAGGCCGTTTGCCAGGAACATGCGATCCCGTTCATCGTCAATGACGACGTCGATCTCGCGATCGCCGCTCGTGCGGACGGCATTCATGTCGGTCAGGACGACGAGTCCGCCGCGGCCATTCGGGCATTGATCGGGCCCTCCGCCATCGTCGGTGTCTCTGCCCATACGGTGGAGGAAGCCCGGCAGGCGATTGCGGACGGCGCCGATTATCTCGGCATCGGGCCGATCTACCCGACGGGGTCCAAGGACGATGCCAAGGCGCCGCAGGATACGCGCCTTCTCCTAGAGCTGCGCGCAGCAGGCATCACGGCGCCTCTCGTCGGCATTGGCGGCATTACGCCGGACAATGCAGCTGCCGTCATTGCCGCAGGTGCCGACGGCGTGTCCGTTATCTCCGCGATCACGCACGCGCCCTCCGCCCGCGAAGCCGCGCAGCGACTTCGGGTCAACCGCTGACGACAGCCTTCAAGCTGCTGCAGCTAAACAGAAAGCCGAATTTCTCGACGAAGAGAAATTCGGCTTTCTTGCGTGTACCCCTATTCATTCGTTCGTTCTACATCGGCATGCTCCCCTTTGCT encodes:
- a CDS encoding ABC transporter permease is translated as MHKRPISKLTEQYGLFLLLLLVLLGAWECCVRLGLVPFFILPAPTSIARALGEHAGLLFGQHLFATLSEVALGFLLSVAVGTLLAVGMHMYRTLNKALYPFIVISQTIPLIALSPIFIMWFGYTIWSKIAVVFLTAFFPIVVSTYDGLGKGDAGYRDLLLTMGASRWAIFRKVHVPLALPAFFSGLKLSIVYCVVGATIGEWLGGSKGLGYFSRRMSSSLHTDAMFASVFLLSALGMVLFLLIVLLEKKMLPKQRRLR
- the thiM gene encoding hydroxyethylthiazole kinase, with the protein product MSYLEKVRTQNPLVHNITNWVVTNFTANGLLALGASPIMAYAHEEVADVARISGAVSLNMGTLDESVVQSIILAGKSANASGVPVVFDPVGSGATPYRSASAQRILQEVKLTVLRGNVAEVADVAGERWSIKGVDAGEGEGDVTSLAVRAAKKLGCIVVITGKDDIITDGETTNVVSNGHPILTKVTGTGCLLSSVIAAFLAVAGSAQLEAITEALAFYGVAAELAYATTEGRGPGSFQVELLNQLALLTPDLLAQKAVTRQLA
- the thiD gene encoding bifunctional hydroxymethylpyrimidine kinase/phosphomethylpyrimidine kinase codes for the protein MNVYKALTIAGSDSGGGAGIQADLKTFQELGVYGMSALTAVTAQNTLGVHGVYPMEPAAVAAQLDAIGTDLTPDAVKTGMLFSADIIRTVADKVKQYGWRNLVIDPVMVAKGGSSLLLREAVDSLLSHLLPLALITTPNIPEAEIMTGMTITSMTDREEAARKLVSMGTRYAVIKGGHGAAHEPMVDLLYDGERFSYMESKRIETRHTHGTGCTYSAALTASLASGQPALEAMQTAKSFIQAAIEDGIGIGAGHGPTNHFAYQRRKRGEPVAP
- a CDS encoding ABC transporter substrate-binding protein, whose amino-acid sequence is MKSLPLLIRKKSAILVLLSAALLLLAGCGSSSSGNAPSDTTNTPNAGNAADQPLQKVSLMLDWYPNAVHSFLYAAQANGYFKKQGLDVEIQMPADTNDALKLVAAGKIDLALSYQPQVLMARGENIPVKSVGAIVRHPLNHLMVPADSGVHSPKDLSGKTVGFSSIPLYEAMARTMIKQDGGDPDSVKMVDVGYDLIPAISTGKTDAIIGGFINHEQLILDKEGHAVQSLDPAKYGVPDYYELVLVASDDGLKAKKDVFAKFMAAAAEGQQYVEQHGKEALDALMAHEDQNSPLDADIETKSLAILLPLMTDKDQPFGSQDPASWTRVRTWLIDNKLLPETVKAEDAYINL
- a CDS encoding ABC transporter ATP-binding protein, producing MRAQGDDCITAILSLQHISFAFEHSRADSSRVISELSMEVREGEFVSVIGASGSGKSTLFKLIAGLLAPVSGEILLYGQQAEQRLGQVAYMPQQDLLLPWRTVLGNCLLPLELAASKHAGGGTKRSRADGAAEVRQLLTRLGLDGCENAYPGELSGGMKQRVAFLRTLMTGQPLMLLDEPFGALDAMTKREMHRWLLDLWGGLNKTVLFITHDLEEALLLSDRIYLMPGAGSGAKVQELSVDLPRPREYRMNYEPAFIRMRQELEQRLYAQTTD
- the thiE gene encoding thiamine phosphate synthase, whose amino-acid sequence is MQVYLIMGSVNCAGKDPAALLRDAIEGGVTCFQFREKGAGALTGGAKLALAKTLQAVCQEHAIPFIVNDDVDLAIAARADGIHVGQDDESAAAIRALIGPSAIVGVSAHTVEEARQAIADGADYLGIGPIYPTGSKDDAKAPQDTRLLLELRAAGITAPLVGIGGITPDNAAAVIAAGADGVSVISAITHAPSAREAAQRLRVNR